Part of the Osmia bicornis bicornis chromosome 7, iOsmBic2.1, whole genome shotgun sequence genome, ATATCGCAGATCTGCTCATTTGGATACGCAGATacaaacatctgtttgcaactGACGTCACGAAGATGTACCGACAAATCAAGGTGCATCCAGACGACTGGAGCTTGCAGCAGATACTCTGGCTTGATGACACGCAGAAGGAAACTCAGTACCAGCTGACTACGGTCACGTACGGGACGAAAGCTGCACCGTACTTGGCTGTCTGAACACTCTTGCAACTCGCTGAGGATGAAGGGTCGAAATATCCCCTTGCTGTTGAATCCATCAAAAACGGCAGGTATGTCGATGACATTTTTGGTGGTGCAGATACAGCAGAGCATCTACAGAACGTTGCAAATCAGCTGACGCAACTCTGTCAAGCTGGTGGATTTCCATTGGCAAAATGGCATTCCACGAGCAAATCGTTGCTAGAAGACCTCGCACCAGATCAGAACAACGCAGCAATTTCATTCGACGACTGCGCAAccaaaattctcggaattaaaTGGATTCCACATCAGGACAAACTTAACTTCTCGACCATATCAGCTACGCAACGCGCGCAGTTTACGAAACGCCTCGTCCTCTCAGAAGTTGCACAACTCTTTGATCCactcggttttgttgcacctgtaaTTATCAGAGCGAAAATTCTTATTCAAGAGCTTTGGTTACAGGAACTCAGTTGGGACGACATTATGCCGCTTCATATTACTCAACGATGGTTACGCATCAGGGAAGATCTAaccagcttggccaagctaTCCATCCCACGATTGTTCAACACCACGACCACGTCGACAGTTGAACTTCATGGCTTCGCTGATGCCTCAGTCCTCGCAATGGCAGCCGTCGTCTACCTCGTTGTCCACTCACCGTCCACGGGTACCCACACATCTCTGatctgctcgaaaacgcgagtgacaccactcaaaCGTCTGACCATCCCGAGGTTGGAACACACAGCAGCGCTGCTACTTCCAAAACTGATGCGGCATATTCACGCTTCCCTGAACATGCCCGTTTCTCACACATTTATGTGGACGGACTCAGAAGTTACGCTGGCATGGATCAAAacgcacccctccaaatggaaggattacgtaCGCAACAGAGTAATCCAAATCCAGGAGATCACGCAGTACTTTCactggaggcatgtaccaggatcatcAAATCCAGCTGACTGCGCGTCAGGAGGCATGACGACAGAACAGCTTCAACAGCACTCTCTTTGGTGGACGGGACCACCGTGGCTTACGCAACCTCAGAACACGTGGCCCAAGCAGACCAGTGTCGACGCAGACGAGTTGGGCGCCCCTGAAGCTCGTGCTGTCGTCTCACTCCACACGGCAAACGCAGTAAAGGAATATTCATGGGAattaatctataaatattcttgtGTTAACAGATTACCCAGAATCACCGCTCTTTGCCTCAAATTGGTGGACAAGCTGTCCAAACGACAGGACGCTTCGCCTACGCATTTCATCGCAgcagctgatatggaaaggGCCACAATCTATTGGATTTAGGCCACGCAGGCCACATTTTTTAAAGATGAACTCGCTGCACTCGCCAAGGGAACAACGCTTCCTTCGACGCATCCATTTACGAGGATCACCGCTTACCTTGACCATCAAGGGATCGCCAGAGTAGGCGGGCGCCTCCAACACTCGGAGCTTTCACACGACGGCAAACACCTTATCATCTTGTCTCGTGATTCAAGATTCTCAGCGCTTCTCATCGACCACGCACATCGTCAGACCATGCATGGAGGTACGCAATCCACCCTCGCTtttctcagacaacgctactggattctcggtggacgagctccagtgAAAACACATATCCTGCGGTGCGTGAAGTGCgctcggcagagggggatcTATGCTcatcaactgatgggccaactacctctttGTCGGGTCACCCCATCGCGCCCGTTCACACACACTGGTGTGGACTACGCAGGACTGCTCACGCTGAAGACTTGGAAAGGCAGAGGAGCCAAGAcgcagaaagggtggatttgtGTATTCGTCTGTTTCGCAACATCAGCTGTACACTTGGAAGTTGTCACCGACTGAGTAGTCTGAGTAGCCGACGCGTTCATCGCAGCCTATCGCAGATTCGCAGCAAGGAGAGGAACTGCAGCCTCTCTCTACTCAGATTGCGGcaccaacttccaaggagcGGACGCGCAGTTAAAAAAGCAGTTCAAGGACAGCACACATGAAAACCAAGACATCGCAGCTCTACTCGCCAAGGATGGTACGCAGTGGCActtcaaccctcctgccgctCCACACATGGGTGGAAAATAGGAGGCAGTGGTCAAGTCTCTCAAATTCCATCTGAAGAGGACGCTTGGAGATGCTTTATTGACGTTCGAGGAATCAATAACATTGCTTGCGCAGATTGAAGCCATCCTCAATTCAAGACCGTTGGAACCACTCAGCGATGATCCAGACGACGTCTCAGCCCGCTCACCAGGACACTTCCTGATCGGATCGCCGCTCAACACAGTGCCAGAGCCCACGCTTCTCGACATCTCAGTCAACAGATTGTCAAGGTGGCAATTTCTACATCAGCGCCTCCAACAATTTTGGAGACTCTGGTCAACGCAGTACTTGCAGCGACTCCAGGCCATCTCAAAATGGCATCATCCGTCCAACGAGATCAAGGTAGGCTCTCTTGTTCTCATtactgatgaacgcttgcccccAGGGAAATGGCCCATGGCCAGGGTTCTCGGTCTGATGCCAGGAAAGGATGGACTGACCAGGGTCGTCACCctcaagacggccaccacAACGCTCACGCGGTCCATCGCCAAGCTGGCTCCTCTTCATCAGCCCTCTCAGGACAACGCGGACACGCAGACcacatcatcgaccagtcgctgATGGCCGGGGGAAAtattggcgaaattccccaaattGTCGCAGAACatgaagttggcaacgaaagtaTTTCGTCGGTGCGTCGTTGCCGATGGCGgtagcacctctcgggcccactttgtccacgcggtcccctcgccacgcggaaccggcatgatcgacgccatgattgatttccttcttcttgataGATCGTTCGACCCGTACGCACGTGCGTCGCAATGCTCTCTGTTTGATTCAAGATTGTATTTCTGTTCACGCGACGCGAAGGATTTCAGACCACGCCGTCTAATTCTTTGTATCGTCCGCGCTGCATAACTATATGCCATTTAGTGTGTAAGATTCATACTTGTATAATTTCTTCATTGTATATAACTTTCATTTGTTGAACACGCTGACCACGCGCATCAAGTGTTTGTGACTCTGTGACTCTGTAAATATTCTGTGTCGTAAATATACTGTTTGTGTTACGTTAAGGCGTGTCATTTTCCCTGTCCGCTCTGACCACGCAATTCgctgacagtatcgttattactatatctacattagatataatgtaatatactgatttattcccacggaccaatgttcatttaataacaatatcattattactatatctacattagatataatgtgatatactgatcccttcccacagatcaatgtacatacaataacagtatcgttattactatatctacattagatatgtaatatacatttaataacaatatcattattaatatcagatttaatttaatatactgatttattcccacaggccaatgtacatttaataaaaatatcattcctactatatatGCATTGTAGTGACGGGAAGAGAAGGAATAGTGGAAAAGAGAACgtaagaagaaaggaaaggaaaagggTAGGGGAGGTTGCGCGGTTTACGGATTTTGAGGGCCATTAATGGTGGAGGAGGGATCTTTAGGGACATCAGGGGTGGGATCTCTGGAGTTTGGGGTCGTGAGGCGGGGGAGTACTCCGGGAATAGGGGTTCTGGGGGGGGGGATAGCGGGCTAGGGTCCGACGGCGGAATTTTAGGGATGCTGTTTTGGGTGGTGTAGTGGGGGTTGGGGAAGGATTGCGGCCCTCATGGGTTCTCAGTCGGTCTGCTGCCGCCTGCAGTGTGGCCAGGTGAGGGTCGACGGGTGAGGTTGGATGTGGGGAAGGGGTTGGGTATTGGGTCGGGTTGGGGATTGGGGTACTGGATGTCGGGGGTTGTAGTTTGTAGATTGCCGCTTTTATTAGTTGGATTTGGATGGTAGGGGTAGGGGTAGGGGTGTTAGTTACGGGTTGAGGGGTTGAGGGTGTAGGTGTTTGGCGAGAATTCGGGGGTGGATGGGGCAGGGGGACGAGTAGGGGATGCGGGAGGGTTTTGGTACTCGGACTCCACCGAGTCAGTCTGGACCGCTATCTCGGCGGTCTGTACTGGCGGCCGGCCTCTACACAGCCGCGGCCGCCGCGGCGCCGGCTTCCACCTCCGTGCCCTGCTCCTTCTGCCACTACCGCCTCGCCTTGATGCAAACATCTGTTGGGGTATAAGTTTGTTAGTGGGATTTACCGGTGGTCATTTTGCTGGGGGTGGCTTTAGTGGTGGTGGGTGATTGTTATTTTTGGTTTCTGGTATCGCCGCTTACCGCTTACgcaaaaaaaatttgttcatGTTCGTTATCCGATTTTCCCGGAGTTTGAGCGCcaaactttatttaattattgttgatACTTAGGAGTTTTCTAGGTCGGGGAATAGGCAAGGACATGAGGGGAGGTATGGAGGGTTGGTCAGTTCTTATTACGTTTGCTGAAGGGTTTAGGGGGTATTTTCCgggtcgtcctcgtcctcgacgatgGGGTGGAACAGAAGCTTGTTGGGAGGGTATGATTTGCGTAGGGTTTGGAAGTATTTGGACCTTCCTTGGCCTCCCTCGTCCTCTACGAGGGGGTGGAGTAGGAGTGGGTGTTGGAATCGTGACTTGAGTATTATGTAGGGGTATCGGAGTTTTCCTCGGTCTCCCTCGCCCTCGACGGGGGGGTGGAACAGGAGTGGGTGTTGTGTTTATTATTTGTGGAGTGTTTTGGGAGACTGGGGTCtttcggggtctccctcgtcctcgacgaggagGCGGTGTGGGGATAGGCGAGGAAAGGGGGATTTGCGTGGGTGTCTGTTGTGGTATTTGTTGGGTGGAAATGTTGGGGTTTTGTGAAGAAGGTCTTGGTTGGGGAACATCATTAATATCTTGGCTTGAGGAAGGGTTTTCGGAAATTGAATCGTCAAAATTTGGAGTGGTTCTGAAGGGTTTAAGATCTTTTATGTGGACTTTGGGAATGATATTTCCAATGGAatcttttaattcataaaCAACGGAAGAaaggatttttgaaatggtATATGGTCCTGAAAATTTAGGGGCAAGTTTGGATGCGAAGTTGTGGGCAGCGGAGGAACGGATTCGTTGGTGTCTCATGACGAGGTCACCGATTTGGTAACGCTCGTCACGGCGCCCACGATTATAATAGGAGGCTTGACGGCAGGAAGCTTTCTCTAAATTCCGGTGGGCAATGTCATATAAAAGGGTTAGACGGGAAATGCGGTTGGACCATTCTTGGGGATTTCGGGGAGTTATTAAGGAATCTGATTTAATTTCGTGGCGGAGGTTTTGGATGGAACGGGGGTTTCGACCAAAATTGAGGAATGcgggagaaacgagggaaGAGGAATGTACGGTGGTATTATAGGCAAAACAAAATTCGGGAAGGTGTTTATCCCAATTTCGGTGGTCTTCTCCAACAAACGTCGTGATCATGGTTTTGAGAGTTCGATTAACTCTTTCTGCAGGATTTGCTTGGGCATGATAGGGAGGAATTGTCGTCTGTTGTATTCCGTACATCGTCAGTCTGTTCGTTACGTTTCTGTTGCAGAATTCTGTACCGTTACCTGTAAGGAGGAATTTGGGGCATCCCCATCGGTGGAAGACAAGGGACTCAAAGGCAGAAAGGATTGGTTTGGCGGAAGCTTTATGGAGGGGTTTTAATTCGatatattttgtgaaaatGTCTTGAAAAACGAGGAGATATTTGTTTTGGGATTTACTaggagggaagggacccataatgtcagcagccacgacggtccagggcgcctccaccgggcgctcccgcatcaaccccgccggtggccgctgcAAAACTTTACTTTGTTGGCATTGAAGATATCGTCTGACAAATTGGACTACGTCCTGGAACATTCCAGGCCAGTAGAAGTCCTGCGTCAGACGGTAATAGGTCTTATCAATGCCAAGGTGACCGGATTGGGGAGGATCGTGGGCGTCAGAAAGGGCTTTTTGGCGTAAGGAAAGGGGAAGGACTAATTTCCAACAGAGAATCATTTACATCACGAAGTTTATTGGAGTACCATGGATCAGGATCGTTACCGACGGCCGCCACGCCGTCTATTGGGTCGCCGTACATTCGGGAGAGAGCGTCTGGCACGACGTTGTGGGTTCCCCTTTGCTGGACGATTTTCATGGGTTGACCCTGAAGGGTCAAGGCCCGTCGTGCTAATCGTCCAGTAGGGTCCTTAAGGTGGTGAAGCCACCGGAGACTATTGTGGTCCGTCACCACGGTAATTTCGGACCCTCCGATATAGGGGCAGAATTTTTGGTTCGCCCACACGACGGCCAGACACTCCCTTTCCGTTacggagtagtttctctccgcGCGGGTGAGAGAACGGCTAGCGTAGGCTATGCACCGTCCACGGTCTGTACGAGAACTGCCCCGATagccgtatcgctagcgtcGGTTTGGaaggaaaagggaagggtaaaatcgggacgagcTAGGACGGGGGTTTTGGTGAGGGCAATTTTCAAGGTTTCAAAGGCGGATGCTTGCTCGGGACCCCATTCCTAAGCAAAATCTTTTTGTAGGAGACGGGTAAGGGGAGTTTGgtctttggaaacatcttttaaGAATCGGGAGTACCATTTTACCATTCCAAGGAAGAGTCGGAGTTGTTTAAGGGTGGTGGGTGGACGATAGGAAAGGAtgggttctattttttctgGATCGGCAATCATGCCGTCTTTATTTATTAGAAAGCCGAGGTATCGGACCCcggaacaacaaaattcgctTTTTTCGCGATTGATTTCTAAATTCGCTTCTTTTAACCGAGTCAAAACTTTCGTAAGCCATTCTAAATGTTCCTCGTACGTGTCGGTCGCGATTACCACGTCGTTTAAGTACGCGAAAATGTGGAGCTCCCAATCGGGGGTGATTAGCTTGTCCATGATGCGTTGGAAGGTTGCGGAGGCGTTAgtgaggccgtagggcatgcGGGTAAATTGGAAAAGGCCTCTACCGGGAACTGCGAAAGCGGTGATTTCTTTGCTGGAGGGATCGAGGGGAACTTGGAAATAGGCTTGGCTGAGGTctgattttgaaatataacggGCGGTTCGGAGGCTATCGAGGATACGGTCCATACTAGGGAGGGGACTTTTTTAGGGACTTTATTAACGTCACCCGTTATGGGACGTTAATAAGGACGTTAATATGGGTAGGACCCGTTGGTTATGGGAATTAGGACGGGACGACTGCACCAGGCATTAGAGGAGAGTTGAATTATACCTGATTGGAGCATGGAATCTACTTCTTTCTGTGCGGCTTCTATGACGCGGGGAGCCATACGACAGGGACGTTGCTTGATAGGAGGGTGACCTTGAACATCAATGAAATGGGTTACGAGGAGAGTGGTTCCTAAGGTGGAGGATGAGGGTGGGATGAGGCGATCGAGAAGGGTTTGAATTCTCGAGATTTCCTCGGGAGTTGCTTCGGAAAGTCCGGCGCAAGCGGGGTTCATGGGAAAAGGGTTGGGTGAGGATTCAGGGTAGAAGGGATGAAGAGGTCCGTTCGGAGTACGACACGACCTTAGTCTATGGTAATTCCAAATCGGGCGATGaaatccatccctaggactacctcataccccaatgactcgcttgcgcggagggggaggttgtggatttcgtcatcgacctggatcgcgacggtgacctctccgaggattctctcttttatgttgttggctaggatcatgcaggcttgggaCGGGGTTAGTTGGGGTCTAAATAATTCAGCGATTTTGGGACCTGCATAGGAATGGGTTGCGCCGGTGTCGAGGAGGGCTTGGAAAATGTATTTACCATGCGGTAAGCGGAGGAAAATGCGGTTATCAccgggatagggttctgtACGGGATTCTACTAAGAGGGATTTCCTTGGAGTGGGGATAGGGGCGGTTTGAGGGGTGTTTGGGGGTTTCTGGACGCGGGATCCGGGGTGTTGGATCGGTTTTTTCGGGGAGGTTGCGTCGACCCTTGCCGCCGACCTCCGCAAGCGTGTCCCGACAAACAGTTCGGGCATTCCGGTGCGATAACGTCGAACTTGCCGCACCGGAAGCAGAACTTCCTCCTCGGCTGCTGGCAAGCGCCGAACCAATGCCCCGTTTGACCGCAATTCCAGCATTGGCCGGGAAGGGAGGATTGGGTAGACGTAGCCGCAGAACATGGAGGTAGTTGTCGGGAACCGGAGGTTGGTTAGGAGTAGGAAGTAGGGCGGTTGGGGATTGACTCATTCGTGGATTTTGGGACACGGTATCCGGCAGGGGGTGGTACCATGGGAAGGGACATTAAATTGGGGATTTCGGTAATGGtgagaggaggaggaggcgTTACGGGACGGTAGGAGGTCGAGGTTTGGGGTCTGTTAGATGTTGGTGTATTTCGTGGGGTTTTCGAGACGGATTGGGACGCTGAGGAAGGTCGGGAGTACTCAGCGGCTGCCGCGAGTTTTGGTCGCGGTCTTCCTGGCGGGGGCACGTACGCCGTTCTCGGGATCGTGAGGCTCCCCGCCGTCGGAGGGCCGCGATACTCCTCGCTGCTCCGCTGGGTCTCTTCCACCCACCCTTCCAGACGGATCAAATCATTAAAGGAATGGGGAGGGTGGAAGTCGACTACTAACTTGTGGCGAGGGTGGAGGTTGCGGATGGCTATCTCGAGTTGTTCTGACACGGGTAAAGGAGGTTCTAGGCGTCGGAATATCAGCTGTAGCTTGTAAAGGTATGTGTAAAGGGGTTCCCGCTCCCCTTGGGTGCGGGTAATCAGGTTTCTTTTTAGGCGGTTTTGGTAGTTGCTAGGGGTATAACATAAACGGAAGTCGCGCAAGAATTCGCCATAATTGGCCCAAGTTTGGGCCTGCCCCCGCGCCCACGCTCGCGCCTCATCGATTAGGACAGAGGGAATCGCTCGGCGCATTTCGGATTCGGAGAGGTTCTGGGCCATGGGAAAATCGGCCAATATTTCGAGgaattcctccccgtcttccccGGGAGCTCCTGAGAAGGAAATTTTCCACTTTCGGAAAAGTTCCGCAGCGCGTCCCTCGCCTGCGGCAGGAAAGTGGTGGGGGGGAGAGATTTACTAGGGGATAATAAGGGTTTGTCCGGAGAGGGATGGTTCGGCGAAGCGCGGGGGCAGCCGGGGAAAAGAGGGGAAAGTTGGAGGACAGTAGGGGCGTTGGAATGGGTGTGGAAGGGGGTAAGTGTATTCCAGGGGATTTGGAATTTGAGCCGGTACAGGAATCGGTTGTGGCGAAAGGAAGGGATACTGGTTTCAGGTACTCGTTGCGGGATATGGATGCTACTCAAGGGATGCGGAGCTACTGCTGGGTTATTACTGTACGGGTTGTAGATACTTGAAAGACGGGAGAGACGGTTAAGGGGTGGACGTTGGGATACTGGTATTATTGAAGGATTGTCAAAAGGATTAAAGGGAGTTGTAGGTAAGGGAGTGGATTGTTCGCCGGGACTTGGATCCGGCGCGAAAgtaaccctttcgcgccgttcCCCGAAAGGAGGGGACTGATTGAGATCAATCAATAGGGGTGGAGCGGGAGTTGGACGGGAAACAGAAGTTACCGTGACGGTTGTGTGGTCGCCGCCGCGACGACGGGATCGTCGCGCGATGATTTTTAGGGAGGGGAttgggaataggaagggggcctcttcTGGCAACGGGATAGAtcggttatcgattgtcgatctgccggtgttcggggtcgatggggctggagGATCTCCTGaagtggcgggtggactgagatcttcgggctcggcgacagatggctccgggtggacgtttgtatcagcttCTGGGTGGCTTCGTCtattttccgaagtcccgcgttgcttttccctCTGGACGGGTTgaaggtctgtcgccggcctcggaGCTCCTTTTTGGGGGTGGTCCTTGTTGCCTTCtatccgtcgcctccatcggcccgacaccggtgggcaggGGAAAGGGGTGTGGTGttggaagggttaagggtcatttttagGTGGAGTGTggggtgggagaagcgcagcgattgtaacgggagggggggcacaggtgtc contains:
- the LOC114881403 gene encoding uncharacterized protein LOC114881403, whose amino-acid sequence is MIGKVEPSQDTAPLLTPDEQECEDHFKITHSRDSAGRCIVRLPLKLHPRALGNSYQTAHNCLQRILRRLSKDVQYKQLYTKFMLEYEQLGHMVRLNNDSIISPFQYFLPHHGVLKLGSTTTALRVVFNGSSPTSSEYSLNDLLHTGPNLMLNIADLLIWIRRYKHLFATDVTKMYRQIKVHPDDWSLQQILWLDDTQKETQYQLTTVTYGTKAAPYVDDIFGGADTAEHLQNVANQLTQLCQAGGFPLAKWHSTSKSLLEDLAPDQNNAAISFDDCATKILGIKWIPHQDKLNFSTISATQRAQFTKRLVLSEVAQLFDPLGFVAPVIIRAKILIQELWLQELSWDDIMPLHITQRWLRIREDLTSLAKLSIPRLFNTTTTSTVELHGFADASVLAMAAVVYLVVHSPSTGTHTSLICSKTRVTPLKRLTIPRLEHTAALLLPKLMRHIHASLNMPVSHTFMWTDSEVTLAWIKTHPSKWKDYVRNRVIQIQEITQYFHWRHVPGSSNPADCASGGMTTEQLQQHSLWWTGPPWLTQPQNTWPKQTSVDADELGAPEARAVVSLHTANAVKEYSWELIYKYSCVNRLPRITALCLKLVDKLSKRQDASPTHFIAAADMERATIYWI